A genomic stretch from Microtus pennsylvanicus isolate mMicPen1 chromosome 11, mMicPen1.hap1, whole genome shotgun sequence includes:
- the Krt27 gene encoding keratin, type I cytoskeletal 27 — MSVRFSSASRRLGSVRLSGTGAALGAGNACGVPGIGSGFSCAFGGSSSAGGLGMGSASCGAFTTNEHGLLSGNEKVTMQNLNDRLASYLENVQALEEANADLEQKIKDWYEKFGPGSCRGLDHDYSRYFPIIDDLRSQIISATANNANIVLQNDNARLTADDFRMKYESELALHQSVEADINGLRRVLDELTLCRTDLEVQLETLTEELAYLKKNHEEEMQALQCAAGGNVNVEMNAAPGVDLTVLLNNMRAEYEALAEQNRRDAEAWFQEKSATLQQQISDDAGATTSARNELTEMKRTLQTLEIELQSLLAMKHSLECSLTETEGNYCTQLAQIQAQISALEEQLHQVRTETEGQKLEYEQLLNVKAHLEKEIETYCRLIDGDEGSCVKSKGPGGPGNQIKEPSKTAIVKTVVEELDPRGKVLSSRIHTLEEKSTKVNKNEQRKDAFLNSTA; from the exons ATGTCCGTTCGCTTCTCCTCCGCATCCAGACGGCTGGGCTCCGTGAGGCTCTCCGGCACCGGAGCAGCTTTGGGGGCTGGAAATGCGTGCGGCGTGCCAGGCATCGGAAGTGGTTTCTCCTGCGCCtttggaggcagttcctcagccGGAGGGCTCGGTATGGGCAGTGCGTCTTGTGGGGCCTTTACGACGAACGAGCATGGCCTCCTGTCAGGCAATGAGAAGGTGACCATGCAGAACCTCAACGACCGCCTGGCCTCCTACCTGGAGAATGTACAAGCGCTAGAGGAGGCCAACGCCGACCTGGAGCAGAAGATCAAGGACTGGTATGAAAAATTTGGACCTGGTTCATGCCGTGGTCTCGATCATGACTACAGTAGATACTTCCCGATCATTGATGACCTCAGATCCCAG ATCATCTCCGCGACCGCAAACAACGCCAACATCGTCCTGCAAAACGACAACGCAAGACTGACGGCGGATGACTTCAGAATGAA GTACGAAAGTGAACTGGCGCTTCACCAGAGTGTGGAGGCCGACATCAACGGCCTGCGAAGGGTCCTGGATGAGCTGACCCTGTGCAGAACTGACCTCGAGGTCCAGCTGGAAACACTCACGGAGGAGCTGGCGTACCTCAAGAAGAACCACGAGGAG GAAATGCAGGCTCTGCAGTGCGCAGCGGGAGGCAACGTGAACGTGGAGATGAACGCGGCCCCGGGTGTGGATCTCACCGTCCTGCTGAACAACATGCGAGCCGAGTATGAGGCTCTGGCTGAGCAGAACCGCAGGGATGCCGAGGCCTGGTTCCAGGAAAAG AGCGCCACCCTGCAACAACAGATTTCAGACGATGCTGGAGCCACCACCTCAGCCCGGAACGAACTTACTGAGATGAAACGGACCCTCCAAACCCTGGAGATAGAGCTGCAGTCCCTCTTGGCCATG AAACACTCTCTGGAGTGCTCCCTCACCGAGACCGAGGGCAACTACTGCACACAACTGGCTCAGATCCaggctcagatcagcgccctggAGGAGCAGCTGCACCAGGTCAGGACCGAGACCGAGGGCCAGAAGCTGGAATACGAGCAGCTTCTGAACGTCAAGGCCCACCTGGAGAAGGAGATCGAGACCTACTGCCGCCTCATTGACGGAGACGAGGG ctcttGTGTTAAGTCAAAAGGCCCAGGAGGACCCGGAAATCAGATAAAGG AGCCATCTAAAACCGCCATCGTTAAAACTGTTGTTGAAGAATTAGATCCCCGTGGCAAGGTTCTCTCCTCCAGAATTCATACCCTGGAAGAAAAATCTACCAAAGTTAACAAGAATGAGCAAAGAAAGGATGCCTTCTTGAACTCCACTGCCTAA
- the Krt26 gene encoding keratin, type I cytoskeletal 26: MSFRFSGGSRVCSRAGSVRLSRGGAGFVAGNVCVGPGAESSFSCTLGGISSGGSFGNGNEVSGRANSAGFLNNESGLFSGNEKVTMQNLNDRLASYLNHVSALEEANTDLEKKIEDWYEKFGPGSGRRLDYDYSKYFSVIEDLKRQIASMTSCNANLILQNDNARLTADDFKMKYENELALHQSVEADTNGLRRVLDELTLSTTDLEIQCEALSEELTCLQKNHEEEMGVLQNASGGTINVEMNAAPGVDLTAMLNNMRAEYEDLAEQNRKDAEACFKEKSATLQRQISDDAGAATAARNELMELKRNLQTLEIELQSISAIKQSYENSLAETEGNYYAQLQQIQEQIRGREEQLQQIRTETEGQKLEHEQLLGIKTCLEKEIGMYCNLLDGEERRSESTCYKAKDGKPANEVNDSTEETFVRTVAEELDQLGSLLSLRVHSVEEKSSKISNITMEQRVPSKAL; the protein is encoded by the exons ATGTCTTTTCGATTTTCTGGGGGTTCCAGGGTCTGTTCTCGAGCTGGGTCTGTCAGGCTGTCCAGGGGAGGGGCAGGCTTTGTGGCTGGGAATGTGTGCGTTGGGCCTGGAGCAGAGAGCAGTTTTTCCTGCACCCTTGGGGGCATCTCTTCTGGAGGAAGCTTTGGCAATGGCAACGAGGTGTCAGGAAGGGCGAACAGCGCTGGTTTCCTTAACAACGAGTCTGGGCTTTTCTCTGGGAATGAGAAGGTGACCATGCAGAACCTCAACGACCGCCTGGCCTCCTACCTGAACCACGTGAGCGCCCTGGAGGAGGCCAACACTGACCTGGAGAAGAAGATCGAGGACTGGTATGAGAAATTTGGGCCTGGCAGTGGTCGTCGACTCGACTATGACTACAGCAAGTATTTCTCAGTCATCGAGGATCTGAAAAGACAG ATTGCTTCCATGACCTCCTGTAATGCCAACCTTATTCTTCAAAATGACAATGCCAGGCTCACAGCTGATGACTTCAAGATGAA GTATGAAAATGAGCTCGCTCTACACCAGAGTGTTGAGGCCGACACCAACGGTCTACGCAGAGTGTTGGACGAGCTGACGCTTTCTACGACCGACTTGGAAATCCAGTGTGAAGCTCTGAGCGAGGAGCTGACATGCCTCCAAAAGAACCACGAGGAG GAAATGGGAGTCCTGCAAAACGCATCAGGGGGGACCATCAATGTGGAGATGAACGCGGCGCCCGGCGTGGATCTAACCGCCATGTTGAACAACATGAGGGCTGAATACGAAGATCTGGCTGAGCAGAACCGCAAAGATGCGGAGGCCTGCTTTAAAGAGAAG AGCGCGACGCTGCAGCGACAGATTTCAGATGATGCAGGAGCAGCCACGGCGGCCAGAAACGAGCTGATGGAGCTGAAACGCAACCTGCAGACTCTGGAAATAGAACTCCAGTCCATCTCAGCGATA aaacAGTCCTACGAGAATTCCTTGGCTGAGACCGAAGGGAATTACTACGCTCAACTCCAGCAAATCCAGGAGCAGATTAGGGGGCGGGAGGAGCAGCTGCAGCAGATCCGAACCGAGACAGAGGGGCAGAAGCTGGAGCATGAGCAGCTGCTGGGCATCAAAACGTGTTTAGAGAAGGAGATTGGCATGTACTGCAACTTACTAGATGGAGAGGAACG AAGAAGTGAGTCCACATGCTACAAAGCAAAGGACGGCAAGCCTGCGAATGAAGTCAATG ACTCAACAGAAGAGACGTTTGTCAGAACGGTGGCTGAGGAGCTAGATCAACTCGGCAGCCTCCTTTCCCTGAGAGTGCACTCGGTAGAAGAAAAATCTTCTAAAATCAGCAACATTACCATGGAGCAGCGGGTGCCTTCCAAAGCCCTGTAG